In the genome of Streptomyces sp. Q6, the window TTCCGACGGCACCGTCCCGGGCGACGGGCGCCGGATCGCCGTCGGCCCAGTCGAGCACGGGCACGGCGGGCACCAGCGCGGCCGCCGCGTTCAGCCGGGCCAGGGCCTCGGGCACGGGCAGCAGGCGGCGCGCGTCGGCCGGGCTCGGCTCCCCGGGCGGACGGCGCGGGCGAACAGGGCGCGGACGGCGGCGCGGACCGCGCGCACCCGCTCCAACAGGGCGTCGTCGGCCGTGAAGGCCGCGTCGACGGTCAGCGCGTCGGCGTGCGCGCGCACCCAGGCGGTCAGTCCGTGCGGGGTGAGGAGGTCGTCGGCGACGCCCCCACTGCCGTCGTGGCGCAGGGTGAGCGCCATGTCGAGGACGAGGCGGGTGCCGTGCGGGCCGGTGCTGATGTCACGCATACCCCTGATGATAGGCGATGCTAATGATAGGTTCACGCACAACCATTAAGGTTGCGCTTCCCGCACACCGGTGAGCCCAGGAGAGGGGCCGGCACGTCATGGACGATCTGCGTCGACTACTGCGCGGCATCGAGGTGTTCGCGGGCGAACTGCCCACCTTCGACCCGGTGGCGACACCCGCCACGCCCGCCGAACTGTTCGCCGACTGGCTGGTCGGCGCGCTGGACGCGGGGGTCCCCGAGCCGCACGCGATGACCCTGTCCACGGCGGGCGAGGACGGGAACCCGCAGGCGCGCGTGCTGATCCTGAAGGCGGTGACCGCCGACGGCTGGCAGTTCGCCTCGGACGGTGGCAGCGTCAAGGCCCGCGATCTCGCCGCGCGCCCGTACGCGGCCCTGACGTTCTACTGGCCGCGGCCGGCCCGGCAGGTGCGGGTGCGCGGGCCGGTCGTCGCGGAGGCCGCCGAGGCGAGCGCGGCCGACTTCCGGGCGCGGGGTGCGGGCGCCCGCGCGGAGTCGCTGCTCGGGCGGCAGTCGCGCCCACTGGCGGACCTCGCGGAGCGGGACGCGGCGGTCGACGCGGCGCGGGCCCGGCTGGCCGAGGACCCGGAGCAGGTGGCGCCGGGCTGGACGCTGCACACGGTGCGCCCGGAGTCGGTGGAGTTCTGGCAGGGCGACAAGGAGCGCAGGCACACCCGTCTCACGTATCTGCGGACGGGCGACGGCTGGCGCAAGCAGTTGCTGTGGCCGTGACCGAGGGCACGCTCTCGTACTGGCGGGCCGGCCTGGACTCCGTGCCCGACGAGGTGTGGCGGCACCCCGCGCTGGAGGTCCTGCTCCTGCCCGACAACCGGCTGACGGAGCTGCCCGCCCGGATCGGGACCCTGTCCCGGCTGCACACCCTGGACGTCGGCCACAATCAACTGATCTCCGTCCCGGGGCAGTTGGGTGAACTGACCGGGCTCTCCCGCTTCCTGTACCTGCACGACAACCGGCTCACGGAGCTGCCGGACTCGCTCGGCGCGCTCACCTCGCTGGCCTATCTGAACGTCGGCGAGAACCGGCTGACGGCCCTGCCCGCGACGCTCGGCTCTTTGGCGGGTCTCGTCGAGCTGCGCGCCCAGCACAACCGGCTCACGGAGCTGCCCGACACCGTGGGCGGCCTGACGTCCCTGCGGGAGCTGTGGCTGCGCGGCAATCTTCTGACCGGACTCCCCCTGTCCGTACGGGGGTTGCACGCGCTGCGGGAGGTCGAGCTGCGGGAGAACCGGCTCGACGCGGTGCCCGAGGTGCTGCGCGGGCTGCCGCTCCTGCGCCGCCTGGATCTGCGGAGCAACGACCTGCGCGTCCTGCCGGACTGGATCGCCGAGCTGCCCGCCCTGGACAAGCTCGACCTGCGCTGGAACGACGTACGCGTCGCGCCCGGCCTGCTCGCGGAGCTGACCGGGCGAGGTTGCGTGGTGCTGCGGTAGCCGGTCCGTCAGTCCTTGGGCTCGGCGGGCGGCACGACCGCGACCGGGGCGGCGGCGTGCAGCAGGACGGCCTGGGTGACCGACCCCAGCATCGGGGCGGGGCGGGTGAGGCGCCGGCGGTGCCGGCCGACGACGACCAGCTCCGCCTCCCGTGAGTTCTCCACCAGGTGGCCCGCGGCGTCGCCCGGCGCGACATAGAGGTCGACCTCGACCTTGGGGTGCGCTTCGCGCAACTCGGCGACGGCCGCGTTCGCCAGGGTGAGCGTCTCGTGCTCCGCGGCG includes:
- a CDS encoding pyridoxal 5'-phosphate synthase yields the protein MDDLRRLLRGIEVFAGELPTFDPVATPATPAELFADWLVGALDAGVPEPHAMTLSTAGEDGNPQARVLILKAVTADGWQFASDGGSVKARDLAARPYAALTFYWPRPARQVRVRGPVVAEAAEASAADFRARGAGARAESLLGRQSRPLADLAERDAAVDAARARLAEDPEQVAPGWTLHTVRPESVEFWQGDKERRHTRLTYLRTGDGWRKQLLWP
- a CDS encoding leucine-rich repeat domain-containing protein, with the translated sequence MTEGTLSYWRAGLDSVPDEVWRHPALEVLLLPDNRLTELPARIGTLSRLHTLDVGHNQLISVPGQLGELTGLSRFLYLHDNRLTELPDSLGALTSLAYLNVGENRLTALPATLGSLAGLVELRAQHNRLTELPDTVGGLTSLRELWLRGNLLTGLPLSVRGLHALREVELRENRLDAVPEVLRGLPLLRRLDLRSNDLRVLPDWIAELPALDKLDLRWNDVRVAPGLLAELTGRGCVVLR